From the genome of Penaeus chinensis breed Huanghai No. 1 chromosome 8, ASM1920278v2, whole genome shotgun sequence, one region includes:
- the LOC125027974 gene encoding uncharacterized protein LOC125027974 — MEVVQERSSTTEQSWRLEVGAEYESFAEFEEDLKAFSDHNFMLFVKAKSTKFNRRDQDGPWRKAMKLLPEKLIYKYIRYKCKHGGKRRIEGRGIRPNQRSFKLSCGAFLVLAMDRKRGKLCVTQFSMEHNHEVSEAIYKNYPENRRLMHPQGTDGEIFLNLKIDPTMDRAYLNEFSGKRLTIEDIYRMKQCLPQLGPEDDVILSSIETLLEEDEKATVVLSVKDKVLDYLYAQRSTQKKELEEYPDSVFMDVMCKIKNKVMPIVSLMAVDNKNQKHVIAQALVQSSQREILMSVLEVFKSENENLCPSLSVSNLMKSYEDRTKDLDYKVFLDKTTVSYSITKLVKEMRDVSTDYAFELMIDELKESKSMTLEVKAKDKENYEVIDNIIYSVTISQHSVSCSCSFYANTNLLCRHLFYLVSEIKITDFHKEWIPVKWQVSPKSAVTQMASRAKASVKIKPLSPEKVKKMRKNNKFLEMLRVMKLMANMNSILEPREYCARFELLIQLHKLWQDGKRASIDESVKDIKWQEMNRIFRNLADMSSYLEPKEYKDRYDLLLELQALWQEGKKVSLVEYREENDKNIQDSSSRDELNNVILTGLDNKLEDKAVSGKGNKLLRMMQKTKSIKTADAFTQVTENIQEVLISKPVKHPVCNKSKSVTQLIPDTNSLPTVTPTQGGLPFIDMTATPNPLPIKNEIFTVINNVCSEKRIYDGESFHDSMVIYLEPNTKPDMRPAVQVVVPPSLGFDDITVKMEVNDPPLLVPDSGLSSVNRRNTKQKLISESHNDNQSVHFTLPKPGKTHAMKKEQVLLPNKRKVYAGKELKKKRRLCDDSQDFTARMAEVNRFIDTQSNKEIQDLLEESLNFNYTKVQDANELKHRCQCDAVLSLVDEMQNISNGRILEAIIVAVIQRCKILNVNPKKSTAAYVLGASLLLYSYIHNLRPIQTVLTLYPLGIHEMSSPQPQVYSEDIHIIVGNMSIRQQSLQSLSPGEHLDDQVIHAYLGLRAKLRNVGGANEVFIFPSQLANVWETGDFSNWLFRNVDLSSFKWLLIPVKTEKHWFLLAGNVKRQTVTLLDSLYSTERRRKYFTLWKKYMMERARALGPTDIKWRTCHTPSTQQQQAYNCGVFILMNADALLLNVPTLVMRNCHANNYRSFVLNQLLKHGQPVCEDLSSLYMS, encoded by the exons atggaagttgTACAAGAAAGAAGCTCGACTACGGAGCAGAGCTGGAGGCTGGAGGTCGGGGCGGAGTACGAATCATTTGCAGAGTTTGAGGAAGATTTGAAAGCTTTTAGTGACCACAACTTCATGTTGTTTGTGAAAGCCAAGAGCACAAAATTTAATAGAAGAGATCAAGATGGGCCATGGAGAAAGGCTATGAAGCTGCTCCCAGAGAAacttatttataagtatataaggTACAAATGTAAACATGGTGGGAAAAGAAGAATTGAAGGCAGAGGGATCAGGCCAAATCAGAG GTCCTTCAAGTTGTCATGTGGTGCCTTCTTGGTACTTGCAATGGACAGAAAACGAGGAAAGCTTTGCGTGACTCAATTTTCAATGGAGCATAATCATGAAGTCTCAGAAGCAATATATAAGAATTATCCAGAG AATCGACGCTTGATGCATCCTCAAGGAACAGACGgagaaatatttttaaatttaaaaatagatCCCACAATGGACAGGGCATATCTAAATGAATTCTCAGGGAAAAGGCTTACCATTGAAGATATTTATCGTATGAAACAGTGTCTACCCCAACTTGGCCCAGAGGATGATGTCATTCTATCCTCAATTGAAACTCTcttggaggaggatgaaaaggctACTGTTGTTTTGTCAGTTAAGGACAAAGTATTAGATTACTTGTATGCTCAAAGGTCAACACAAAAGAAGGAATTAGAAGAATATCCTGATTCTGTTTTTATGGATGTCATGTGCAAGATCAAGAATAAGGTCATGCCTATTGTTAGTCTCATGGCTGTTGACAACAAAAATCAAAAGCATGTCATTGCTCAAGCTTTAGTTCAGAGTAGTCAGAGGGAAATTTTGATGTCAGTTCTTGAAGTTTTTAAATCAGAAAATGAGAATCTCTGTCCTTCTTTGTCAGTAAGTAATCTTATGAAAAGTTATGAAGACAGGACTAAAGACTTGGATTACAAGGTATTTCTTGATAAAACTACTGTAAGTTATAGTATTACAAAATTAGTCAAAGAAATGCGCGATGTGTCAACTGATTATGCTTTTGAACTCATGATTGATGAactgaaagaaagtaaaagtatGACTTTAGAGGTGAAGGCAAAGGACAAAGAAAATTATGAAGTGATAGATAACATCATCTATAGTGTTACCATAAGTCAGCATTCGGTTTCATGTTCATGTAGTTTCTATGCAAACACAAACTTGCTGTGCAGACATTTGTTCTACTTGGTTTCAGAGATAAAAATTACTGATTTTCATAAGGAATGGATTCCAGTCAAGTGGCAAGTATCTCCTAAATCTGCTGTAACACAAATGGCCAGTAGAGCTAAAGCTTCAGTAAAGATAAAGCCCCTTTCACCAGAAAAGGtcaagaagatgagaaaaaataacaagtttTTGGAAATGTTACGGGTTATGAAACTCATGGCAAACATGAATAGTATCCTTGAGCCCAGAGAATACTGCGCAAGGTTTGAGTTACTAATACAGCTTCACAAGTTATGGCAAGATGGGAAAAGAGCATCCATTGATGAAAGTGTTAAAGATATAAAGTGGCAGGAAATGAACAGAATCTTTAGAAATTTAGCAGATATGAGTAGTTACCTTGAACCAAAGGAGTACAAAGATAGATATGATTTGTTGTTAGAGTTGCAGGCACTTTggcaggaagggaagaaagttTCTTTAGTTGAATATAGAGAGGAGAATGACAAAAACATTCAAGATTCTTCATCAAGAGATGAGCTAAATAACGTAATTTTGACTGGGTTAGATAACAAATTGGAAGATAAAGCTGTTTCTGGGAAAGGAAATAAACTGTTAAGAATGATGCAGAAAACAAAATCTATTAAAACTGCAGATGCTTTTACCCAAGTTACTGAAAATATTCAAGAAGTGTTAATTTCAAAACCTGTGAAGCACCCAGTCTGTAATAAGAGTAAGAGTGTAACACAATTAATACCTGACACAAATTCTTTGCCTACAGTAACACCCACCCAAGGAGGTTTACCCTTCATAGATATGACAGCAACACCCAACCCATTgccaataaaaaatgaaatattcacagttATAAATAATGTTTGTTCTGAGAAAAGAATTTACGACGGTGAGAGTTTTCATGATTCAATGGTCATATACTTAGAGCCCAACACCAAACCAGACATGAGGCCAGCTGTTCAGGTGGTTGTCCCTCCCTCCTTGGGGTTTGATGACATTACAGTGAAGATGGAAGTAAATGATCCTCCTTTGTTGGTCCCAGACAGTGGCCTGTCATCAGTAAACAGGAGGAATACAAAGCAGAAATTGATTTCTGAGTCACATAATGATAACCAGTCTGTTCATTTCACATTGCCCAAACCAGGCAAAACACATGCAATGAAGAAAGAGCAAGTCCTTTTGCCAAACAAGAGAAAAGTATATGCTGGAAaagaactgaaaaagaaaagaagattatGTGATGACAGCCAGGATTTCACTGCAAGAATGGCAGAagtaaatagatttatagatactcAGTCAAATAAAGAAATTCAAGATTTGTTAGAAGAATCTCTGAATTTCAATTATACAAAAGTACAAGATGCTAACGAGTTGAAACATAGATGCCAGTGCGATGCTGTCTTATCACTAGTAGACGAAATGCAAAACATAAGTAATGGAAGAATACTTGAAGCCATTATTGTTGCTGTGATTCAAAGATGTAAAATTTTAAATGTTAATCCAAAGAAGAGCACAGCTGCCTATGTTCTTGGGGCATCACtacttttatattcatacatccaCAATTTAAGACCCATACAGACAGTGCTCACCCTATATCCACTAGGCATTCATGAAATGTCTTCACCACAGCCCCAAGTGTATTCAGAAGACATTCACATTATTGTGGGAAATATGAGCATCAGACAACAGTCTCTTCAATCTCTCAGTCCTGGGGAGCACTTGGACGACcag GTTATCCATGCCTACCTGGGGCTAAGAGCTAAGTTAAGAAATGTTGGTGGGGCGAATGAAGTCTTTATTTTTCCGTCTCAGCTTGCAAATGTTTGGGAAACTGGAGACTTTAGTAACTGGCTCTTTCGAAAT GTGGATCTAAGTTCTTTCAAATGGCTCCTAATACCAGTCAAAACAGAAAAACATTGGTTTCTTCTGGCTGGAAATGTTAAAAGGCAAACTGTGACTTTATTAGATTCATTGTACAGcacagaaagacgaagaaaatattttactttgtgGAA gAAATATATGATGGAACGGGCCAGAGCTTTAGGCCCAACTGACATAAAGTGGAGAACCTGCCACACACCAAGTactcaacaacaacaagcatATAACTGTGGGGTATTTATATTAATG AATGCAGATGCTCTTCTTCTCAATGTGCCTACCTTGGTAATGAGGAATTGTCATGCCAACAATTATAGAAGTTTTGTTTTGAATCAGTTGCTCAAACACGGCCAACCAGTCTGCGAAGACCTCTCATCATTGTATATGTCATAG